The genomic segment CTATTTACCATTTTTCAAGTGAAAAATCTTAGGAGGTTTGgtggctgctgcttttttttttttttttttttttaactttcaggaTGATAGTTACTGGTATCATTTGATAACTTTAATGATTTCCCAACCTTAAATTAACCTAGACaacagaattttttatttatttttattttttgatgaaaacaagaaatacaGTAGTGacactttgtttttccttcaagCACATGGGAGAAGACAAAAGTACTAATAATCATCATTGAGTTTGACAGAGAAATTCTACTAGTACTTACACTGCTTAGGAACATAAATGTCAAGTACATTACTAGGGCAAGAAGTATCAAGTAAGACaacagagtcatatttttctttttgaggttaTTTTCACAAGACATAGCaacaatttgtaaaatattcagACTACTGAAAGATCacattcaaattatatttctaagaATAGAGCCATATATGAACAGAGAGCAGAACAAGCTAATACATTAATGAATATTCACTGAAGTCTTCATACTGCACAGGACACAAATTTGGTATTTTTGCACATGTTGTCAATTATAAGCAAAAAGCAGGCCTGTAAACATCAATTTTGTCATAGGCTGAAACGGAGAAAGGAAATAGATTTTACTCAAAAACAGTGACATAAGGAGCATACACCATTAATCTTCCACACATATAAAGGTCACTCCTAGGATAATCGAGAGGAAACACCCTTACAGTTTTGTTTACAAAAATCTACTGGTGAATTCAAGGACTTAGGAAAAATTGAAGGAAAATCTTCCTCCAAGCATACGATTTAAATACCAGCTCCTCTTCCCTGGGGCGCACCTCAGGGGCCTACCCTCCCACCCCTGACCCTGCAGGGTCTTTCCTGTAGGCCTTTCCAAACCCACTCCACAGCACGCTCATTTCTGTTCTGGACTTACTCAGTTTCCCAACCTAGACTAACCTCTCCACTGTGTGTGTTCAGACCTCCTCAACCCTAAAGGGGCTTAGGTCAAAGCCTTCAAAATCGAAAGGGAAAAATTCCCCTTATCCCCTACAAGGAGGCTGGAGATCTTCCAGAATGCAGGCTGCAGCCTGCTTCTTCATTTGTTAGGAGCAGGGAAGGAAATGCAGAAGCTGAAAAATGAGGGCCAAGAAAGCCAGGCAATAGGATGAAGACACATGGGACATCAGGGCAGGAACAAAGTAGTACAAAGGAGAAGAATGACCTATAAAATGCTACCCTTGGGTCATTTCCAAGCAGTCCAAGGCCTGAAAAAGCATTTCCATCTTTAGAAAAGTGGAGTGAAGCTAAGTTTTGGTTGCCTTCGCTCACATCCTGTTCAGGACCTGTCCTGAACCCATCACTGTAAggcccttctctctctttccagcTTCTCAAACTAAAAGCTCAAGAAATACACAGGTTTTGGTAGAATGGATAGGGTAAAAGATAAAGATGTCAAAACCTGCCTAAAAGAACACTGCCTATAACTAAACAACGTATAGGTCTCCCTTTGAAATTGTCAGACCTTGCTAAAGGAAGTGGGGTGGAGGAATAAGGGCAATAAGAGATCTGGAACCCATTTAATCATACCTTTCCTCTCTGAACACAATCAAGGAAAGAGCAAATTAAACAAAAAGTCTGCTTTgccagttttgttttctgttcataAGCTAAAACTGCTTCAGagtgaaagggaagaaaagaagggatgggagggagaggggaagggggagggagagaaagaaagagacacagagacagaggcaTAAGAAGTCTCACATTCCAGAAATATCTCTTCCTCAATGCCCCAACTCTGGCAACTTTGTCATGTTCAGAGTGGGAGCAGGCGGGGAAAAGAGGAAATGCCTAAAGAAGTTGCTCAGATTAAGGATGGTTTGTTGGCTAGCAATCAGAAAGACTAAGCTGGAAGGGACTGCGTTCCAGCCTTGCTTTGGGCACTGTCACATATGGCTGCCCATCCTGGTGGTAGGGGGTGTTCCTGTGAGCTCCCTGGGAGCTACGTCTACAGATAGTTCCTGAAGGCAGACAATGGTGGCCTAAGCAAAGTTCAACCAGAAGGGGAGAGCAAGTAGGGCTGGGCTATAGCACAGGCTTCATACTTACCAGTAGCTGGTCATGATGTAGAGTAACCAAAGGTACAGGAACACCAATGTGATATCATGGAACACTTTTCATCTATTACCTCATTCATGCCTAGCAGTCACCCACCAGCCACCAGCTTGTTCTACCAGATAACCAGTAGGGTGGATGGCACAAGCCCAGGAAGGCAGCTGGGATCCAGTTGGTGGTAGTCTGGAATGTCCAATTTGGGTTGACGGCTGGGTTAAGATATCAGTTTTGTCTTGCAGTGGTAATACCTAAAGAGCTTACCATAAGTACATGGGTATCAGGTACACAGCCAGCATAAAGTATGAAGCCCAGTAGTTATTTGTGAAGATGTATCAAGATTCTTTGTGGTACAGAACCACCTAAACTGGGAGAAGACCACGGTCACAGACAGGGTCCAAGCCATGCAAAGAAAGGCAGTATGGTACAGTACATCTATAGTATCATGTTTGGCATAGAAGCCGTAGAAGGCCATGCACTTGAAACATGTTAACACAATGCAGAAAAGCATGAAGGTCCAGAGGAAGAATGGCATGGGCAGGTAAGCCAATAATCTTACAACTGATTACTGAAGATTTAGAAGAACCAAAGGAAAAGATAATCCGCAGTATGAAGAGAAAGCAGACAGAAGACTGCATGCTGTTGGCCAAGCATAGGTCCAAGAGGAGGTGGTAAGGAAACTTGTGCAGAAGCTTCTCACAGGACAGAGATTAACCAGACTGGAACCTGAAGGATCTGGCGCTCTCCACTGGCTGCCTTGGTGGGCCTCGAATTCCTCTACGGGGCCCTTCACCCATCAGGTAGTATTGTAGGGGATTGGGCCACAGTTCTCCTTTGATAATCTCTGCAATTCTGTCGAATTCTAGAAGGCTGTGGTCTGAAAACCAGTTGAAGAAACTAGGGATAGTGTTCCCTTCCCGGTTTCTGTGGATATGAGCCTGGGGATCTTGGCCTCGGTGCCAGCGGATTGGAGTGGAAAGAGACACCACTCGCCCGGAGGATCTGCGCTCATATTCCTTGACGAGCCCCTCATTTCGGAAGTAGGGGTTGCCCTGAAAGATGAACTTGAATTTGCAGCCTGCTCTGGGGTGTTTAAGCTCCTCCACCTCCAAATTGATCATGTACCTCAGCATGTCTTCATCTTGGCCACTGATCATAGGTGACAGCTGGGGGTGGTTTCGAAAGGCAGTGACCCAGAAACCTGGGATATTTTGGATAATGAAACTTCTGCGCTGCATGTGGAGTCTTCGCATACGGCCAAACTTGCGCTCAAGCTGAAGGAAGGCCCTGTCAGCCTGGGCATTTACGTTTGACAACTCTTGATCGATGGCCTCCAGCGAGTCCATGCAGTTATTGATCTTCGGGGCCCTGGGCCGTGTCTCCTCTTTCACCCCTCCTGccacctttttttccttctgcactaCCTTCTTTTCCTCCATCACCGCCCCTGCTTCTCCCTCCTTTTCCACCGCTGCTGACATGGCGCACTTTTTAGTCGTCACTTCCTTGGCCTTCTTCCTGGCTATCATCTGAGACCCCAACCCCCCTGCGCCACAGGCTTCTAGAGCCTTCTGCCCAGCAGGGCCACGGGGCTCTCCAAGCTGACAGCCATTTTTCTGGCTGTTATCAGCAGcctcggaggcagaggctgcttcCAGACCTTTCGTAGAAGGTGGAGCATCCTCCTGCCCGGCTTTGGTCGCCACACAGCCGCGACTCCCGGCAACTGGGACGCGGAGCGCGGGGCCGCAGTCAACAGGATCCCGGGATGCACCTCCCTCCGCAGCGGTCTCCAGGCTGCCCCCACCTGTGTTCGCCATCACCTGTGTCGCCTCGGTTTCTTCATGGAGCACTTGGCACTGGTCTAGGTCCGGATCTCCTGAGGCATGGTCGGGAGCAGCCAGGTCGCCGGTTTGGGCGAGAGGGAGCTTGTTGCCCCCATCCAGGCCGCTCATTTTGGTAGAAGTCAGACTGGCGGTAGAGGGAGAGTTCCTTGTCTCCGCAGCGGCCGCACTCTGCCCGAAACGTCTAGCGCCACCCCTCTTTTACTCGCCGCGGTGCTACCATGGCAACCGGTGATGTCAGAGCGGTAGCGTCCTAACATCGCGCGAGAACTCTGCGCCGGTGACTACGCTTATCAATCCGTTGTATTCCTTTGTCTTCTTGTCACAAAAAGAATTTCATCAATCTGGAAAGGGAGTTTTACTTACGTAAATGGATGTAGACCAGACTCAAACATGTGAGAACTGTGTTAATGTGGATTTATAAGCCTCTGAATGAATTTCTAAGGCACCTAAGCtattgtttcttaaaataaggtTAGTTACTGTCTATTCAAGTCAGTTCATAGGGCTTCTCGTGAGTAGGAAAGTGGATTCACAAACTCACAGGCTTTCCTTCTTTAAGGTATGGATTCTCGGCTATTACCAAAAAATTTAGATGAGcagagtttgatttttaaagagaagTGTTACTATGtttagtgttatttttaaaattaaggagcAGCTGAAAGGCAAACTTCTCTCCTCCTAACAAGacataataaaggaatatttcaATTTGTCTTAcagattttaaagtttatataatttgGCCAACATCTACAAAGCAAGTGGACAATATTTCCTCTTCACTTTTAACTAATAAAGAGTAGCAAAATGTTTTTCCTTACGTAGAGGTGACTGGCACAGGAG from the Macaca mulatta isolate MMU2019108-1 chromosome 4, T2T-MMU8v2.0, whole genome shotgun sequence genome contains:
- the TSPYL4 gene encoding testis-specific Y-encoded-like protein 4 (The RefSeq protein has 1 substitution compared to this genomic sequence): MSGLDGGNKLPLAQTGDLAAPDHASGDPVLDQCQVLHEETEATQVMANTGGGSLETAAEGGASRDPVDCGPALRVPVAGSRGCVATKAGQEDAPPSTKGLEAASASEAADNSQKNGCQLGEPRGPAGQKALEACGAGGLGSQMIARKKAKEVTTKKCAMSAAVEKEGEAGAVMEEKKVVQKEKKVAGGVKEETRPRAPKINNCMDSLEAIDQELSNVNAQADRAFLQLERKFGRMRRLHMQRRSFIIQNIPGFWVTAFRNHPQLSPMISGQDEDMLRYMINLEVEELKHPRAGCKFKFIFQGNPYFRNEGLVKEYERRSSGRVVSLSTPIRWHRGQDPQAHIHRNREGNTIPSFFNWFSDHSLLEFDRIAEIIKGELWPNPLQYYLMGEGPRRGIRGPPRQPVESARSFRFQSG